Proteins from one Calditrichota bacterium genomic window:
- a CDS encoding response regulator yields MRLDFMTIKNENKKILLIESDQVLSQSLIRMLNKEDYNLVFHKNLEKAICDLKTKHFDTIIFGLNQPFTNSIDSLNHLQSLSGIPEIIVLSSFNLDEIKSAFQSRLINNILIKPIKKETLLDCISNIKTFA; encoded by the coding sequence ATGCGTTTAGATTTTATGACTATAAAAAACGAAAATAAAAAAATCCTTTTAATAGAAAGTGATCAAGTATTAAGCCAATCTCTTATCCGGATGCTTAATAAAGAAGATTACAATTTAGTCTTCCATAAAAATTTAGAAAAGGCCATTTGTGATCTTAAAACAAAACATTTTGATACTATCATTTTTGGACTGAATCAACCCTTCACTAACTCGATTGATTCACTTAATCACCTACAATCTTTATCAGGTATTCCAGAGATAATTGTTTTAAGTTCATTTAACTTAGATGAAATCAAAAGCGCTTTTCAATCGCGCTTAATAAATAATATTTTGATTAAACCAATCAAAAAAGAAACCCTCTTAGACTGTATTTCAAATATTAAAACATTTGCCTAA
- a CDS encoding M1 family metallopeptidase: MKTFFKWLGIIIGSLILLLIIVAGILYWYFSPDYSSGGILSENQAQYDVLHYNINLEIDAQEETIDGYTIINIKSTSDSLDVLEFDLLDNFDISNIEIDDVTIKSFTHVDYKLLIDAGKTWQKNDQIKIKIVYRGSPPEAKRPPWVGGFVWEKDENENDWVGLACQGEGGKIWFPCKDHPSDEPDSAAINITVPEDYFVAANGLLRKESYPKPGHKTYHWFTGYPINNYLINFGMGKFEKVEKKYLTESGKEMPVVFYVLPQMRFGADSLLDQAVDMLESYRKFFGEYPWTDEKLGLLNTSFLGMEHQTIIAYGNKYHNRTIGDLSFDQLLLHELGHEWWGNKVTAGDWGDFWIQEGICTYGEALYVLDKSGEEAYHEYMRRFQRRIWNRSPIASPKNTTSNDAYSGDIYTKGAAFMHTLRFVIGDSVFFPTLKQFATDSAYTFHNFVSTNDLLNLVNKNSGMALDSLFNLYLYTTDYPQIRIDSLSANSFNVSIPNINFNLPMEVSYNGITDTLQIGKQTIQITSDSRPVVDEKNWYLKEVAKTDE; this comes from the coding sequence ATGAAAACTTTTTTTAAATGGTTGGGAATAATTATTGGTAGCCTGATACTACTTTTGATAATTGTTGCAGGTATACTTTATTGGTATTTTAGTCCGGATTATTCCTCTGGTGGAATCCTTTCAGAAAACCAGGCCCAATACGATGTTTTGCATTACAATATAAACCTTGAAATTGATGCACAAGAAGAGACAATTGACGGCTATACTATAATAAATATTAAATCCACTTCAGATTCGTTAGATGTACTGGAATTTGACCTGCTTGATAATTTTGATATTTCAAATATCGAGATTGATGATGTTACAATAAAAAGTTTTACCCATGTGGATTATAAACTATTAATCGATGCTGGCAAAACCTGGCAGAAAAATGATCAAATAAAAATAAAAATTGTTTACAGAGGCTCACCTCCTGAAGCCAAAAGACCTCCATGGGTTGGCGGATTTGTTTGGGAAAAAGATGAAAATGAGAATGATTGGGTTGGGCTTGCCTGCCAAGGAGAAGGTGGTAAAATCTGGTTCCCTTGTAAAGATCATCCATCAGATGAACCGGATAGCGCAGCTATAAATATTACAGTCCCGGAAGATTATTTTGTAGCAGCAAATGGACTTTTGCGAAAAGAATCATACCCCAAGCCCGGGCATAAAACATATCACTGGTTTACCGGTTACCCTATCAATAATTATTTAATAAACTTCGGAATGGGCAAATTTGAAAAGGTTGAAAAAAAATATCTCACAGAAAGCGGCAAAGAAATGCCTGTTGTTTTTTATGTTTTACCACAAATGCGTTTCGGTGCAGATTCGCTTTTAGACCAGGCTGTTGATATGCTTGAATCCTACAGAAAGTTTTTTGGGGAGTATCCCTGGACAGATGAAAAACTTGGCCTTTTAAACACCAGTTTTTTGGGGATGGAACATCAGACAATAATTGCTTATGGAAACAAATATCATAATCGCACAATTGGTGATTTGAGTTTTGACCAACTATTGTTACATGAGCTGGGTCATGAATGGTGGGGAAACAAAGTAACAGCCGGGGATTGGGGTGATTTTTGGATTCAGGAAGGTATTTGCACTTATGGAGAAGCATTGTATGTTTTGGATAAAAGCGGTGAAGAGGCGTACCATGAATATATGAGACGTTTTCAAAGAAGAATCTGGAACCGGTCACCCATCGCCAGCCCTAAAAATACAACATCTAATGATGCTTATAGTGGAGATATTTATACTAAAGGGGCTGCATTTATGCATACTCTTAGATTTGTAATTGGTGATTCTGTTTTCTTTCCTACTCTGAAACAATTTGCAACAGATTCGGCATATACTTTTCATAATTTTGTAAGTACTAATGATCTACTAAATTTAGTAAATAAAAACTCTGGAATGGCTTTGGACAGCCTTTTTAATCTATACCTTTATACGACAGACTATCCGCAAATAAGAATTGATTCTCTCTCGGCAAACAGTTTTAATGTTTCTATCCCAAATATAAATTTTAATCTTCCAATGGAAGTAAGTTATAATGGAATAACTGACACACTTCAGATTGGCAAGCAGACAATCCAAATAACTTCAGATAGCAGACCGGTTGTTGATGAGAAAAACTGGTATTTAAAAGAAGTGGCCAAGACTGATGAATAG
- a CDS encoding DUF4212 domain-containing protein — MTTQDQYNINFFKPLTEHAKGNKKLISSLAIIWAVAVFGFHFLLIFVTTPTAEQTLDEFNSVWPQVVEDTSAATEMKQTFAKSMLAVLGKNIAVKDNHKSVLKESLSWIVFDMQPDSIKPLFTKEVNDETIIQAAATIGLKAEGFDKIMKDLLPTSLTKVENPTLNAESISSLPPIMKLYLTHNQSFLTDFNFLGFPFHYWYTAQFLLILFVVLCLIYAISIDKLNTKFEIVEET, encoded by the coding sequence ATGACAACTCAAGATCAGTATAATATCAATTTCTTTAAACCGCTGACCGAACATGCAAAAGGCAATAAGAAATTAATTTCCAGTTTAGCAATTATCTGGGCCGTTGCCGTGTTCGGTTTTCATTTCCTGCTAATATTTGTTACTACACCCACTGCAGAACAAACCCTAGATGAGTTTAATTCCGTATGGCCACAGGTAGTCGAAGACACTTCAGCAGCAACGGAAATGAAGCAAACATTTGCTAAATCTATGTTAGCGGTTTTAGGTAAAAATATTGCTGTTAAAGACAATCATAAATCAGTTTTAAAAGAATCATTAAGTTGGATTGTTTTTGATATGCAGCCCGATTCAATTAAACCATTGTTTACAAAGGAAGTAAATGATGAGACCATAATTCAAGCCGCTGCAACTATTGGCTTAAAGGCGGAAGGTTTTGACAAGATTATGAAAGATCTTCTGCCGACATCATTGACCAAAGTTGAAAACCCTACTTTGAATGCAGAATCAATCAGCTCATTACCGCCAATTATGAAGCTCTATTTAACACATAATCAAAGTTTTTTAACAGATTTTAATTTTCTCGGATTTCCTTTCCACTATTGGTATACGGCACAATTCTTATTAATTCTGTTTGTTGTATTGTGTTTAATTTATGCGATTTCAATAGATAAACTAAATACCAAATTTGAAATTGTTGAAGAGACTTGA
- a CDS encoding VC_2705 family sodium/solute symporter, with protein MVLFSGFAFGQEATKLEGEFKIGPAIILIILLLTFILVGVFNRAKDTKTYWAAGRKISPVGAGMAIASNWMSAASFLGMAAVMYGAGYHGLAYVVGWTGGYVLLLILMAGQIRRYGKYTAADFIGDRYYSQGLRGFGAGLAIFISFSYCVGQFAGIGLMFKWILGIDFAWAVIIGASVVLAYTLISGMLGVTKNMQIQYVIIIISFIIPLFILSYKFGYFYWLPQVGYGSVISDIVNGIAPGAGISAMGHDFAILPSPEFAMPWDPATGQTAFQWLAICFSLMIGTAGLPHVIQRFYVVPRAKDARWSVVWGLFFICILYWSAPVYSAFGKVLSSNPEVGKLAKDAIVVYTAQLGDLYPLVIGFLAAGAVSAAFSTVSGLLVAGASAFSHDLYYNVINPEASEKTQMMMARLGTILMAAGVAIIALLNLGLIAQLVAVAFSLAGCTIFPLFLLGIWWSGSNRTGAWAGLIAGSSVTLVALVYFIAGKFGVTLPFQEFINYYLNAWYFAWLGAPLAIIANIIGSKLSKNKTPIEIKKFLAEKVHNA; from the coding sequence ATGGTATTGTTTTCCGGCTTTGCCTTTGGCCAGGAAGCTACAAAATTAGAGGGCGAATTTAAGATTGGCCCAGCTATTATTTTAATCATTCTTTTACTTACTTTTATTTTAGTGGGTGTTTTTAACAGGGCCAAAGATACAAAAACATATTGGGCTGCAGGGAGAAAAATTTCCCCGGTTGGTGCCGGTATGGCAATTGCATCAAACTGGATGAGTGCTGCGTCCTTTTTAGGAATGGCCGCCGTAATGTATGGTGCGGGATATCATGGGCTGGCTTATGTTGTTGGTTGGACTGGCGGATATGTATTGCTTTTAATATTAATGGCCGGTCAAATAAGGCGATACGGCAAATATACTGCTGCAGATTTTATTGGTGACAGGTATTATTCACAAGGTTTAAGAGGCTTTGGTGCCGGCCTGGCCATTTTTATTTCATTCTCATATTGTGTTGGGCAGTTTGCAGGAATTGGGCTAATGTTCAAATGGATTTTGGGAATTGACTTTGCCTGGGCAGTTATAATTGGCGCATCAGTGGTTTTAGCATATACTCTTATTTCGGGCATGCTTGGTGTTACAAAAAATATGCAGATTCAATATGTAATCATTATTATTTCCTTTATAATCCCACTTTTTATTTTATCCTATAAGTTTGGATATTTTTACTGGCTTCCACAAGTTGGTTACGGATCAGTTATAAGTGATATTGTAAATGGCATTGCACCCGGAGCCGGAATTTCCGCAATGGGTCATGACTTTGCGATTCTTCCATCGCCTGAGTTTGCCATGCCCTGGGATCCTGCAACTGGACAAACTGCTTTTCAGTGGCTGGCAATTTGTTTCTCATTAATGATTGGAACTGCCGGATTGCCTCATGTTATCCAAAGATTCTATGTTGTACCACGCGCAAAAGATGCACGCTGGTCTGTAGTTTGGGGACTCTTTTTTATTTGTATTCTTTATTGGAGCGCTCCGGTTTATTCAGCATTTGGAAAAGTATTATCTTCTAATCCTGAAGTAGGAAAGTTAGCTAAAGATGCGATTGTAGTTTACACAGCTCAGCTGGGAGACCTTTATCCACTTGTAATTGGGTTTCTTGCTGCAGGTGCGGTTTCTGCTGCCTTTTCAACCGTTTCCGGATTACTTGTAGCAGGTGCATCGGCATTTTCACATGATTTATATTACAATGTAATAAACCCAGAAGCATCCGAAAAAACGCAAATGATGATGGCCAGATTAGGTACAATCCTAATGGCAGCCGGTGTTGCTATTATCGCTTTACTTAATTTGGGTTTAATAGCGCAATTGGTTGCAGTTGCTTTTTCATTGGCAGGATGTACAATTTTCCCACTTTTCTTACTGGGCATTTGGTGGAGTGGATCAAATAGAACCGGTGCATGGGCTGGTCTTATTGCCGGTTCTTCTGTAACACTTGTAGCGCTGGTTTATTTTATTGCCGGTAAATTTGGAGTTACTCTTCCTTTCCAGGAATTTATTAACTATTATTTAAATGCGTGGTACTTTGCCTGGTTGGGTGCTCCATTAGCAATAATCGCAAATATTATTGGATCTAAACTTTCTAAAAACAAAACGCCAATTGAAATTAAAAAATTCTTAGCAGAGAAAGTTCATAACGCTTAA
- a CDS encoding PAS domain S-box protein, whose translation MNKRKINKQFVLKIILPTFLVFSIFTTLIFAVIIPSIKSYMLDGKREMIMELTNSAWSVLDEFENEVSDSILTLQKAQREAITRIENMRYGYERKDYFWITDMHPNMIMHPYRKDLNNTDLSSYTDPTGKKLFVEFVNAVELNGQDYVDYMWQWKDDSTRIVSKLSFVKGFKKWGWVVGTGIYIEDVNEEISSLTNSLFYVSLVILLFLGFNLFFISRQSLLIETKRNKAEEGLKESKEKYKALVEASTDGLVMLLDGTYIFSNLAMLNMLGYETTSDIDINKILCNDEQNQISGSEYFTNIASGKKPEDQYSAQLKRKNGSIIDVILYASKISLGEKDGYSIIVKDVSTHRQIEEELYLNKEKYLTLANSIRIGVFRSTLGSNGKIIEANASAINIFGYNTPEELYAINLIDLFTNNSDKRSFTKQLMDEGSVKNSIIQIKTKDGSTSIVSISAVLVKNENNDPKYFDGTIDDITDKIKVEEQRENLIVELQTSLRFLNQPISHFLKHLVSCDMNTPIYKVAKLMTKERYSAALINTDAGEFIGIITDQDLRKRVVSENLNLENPIFEVMSSPLKTISSNSLVYEAFLMMNESATRHLAVKNGDNEIVGIISSEELITVQRHSASYLLQSIERAKSIDDLISTTDKLPTLVKVLIDSGAKSSNISHIISSIFSSISTKLISFAITELGEPPVKFAFIALGSVGREEQTLISDQDNAIVYEDIPKESEKEVHSYFHNLGTMVCDWLNDCGYVYCIGEAMAKNPKWCQPISQWKDYYHNWITNSDQQDLIDLSIFFDFRCIYGESSLADELKKYLFETAKGQAGFFQHLTKNSLLHKPPVGLLGKIVVKSKGEHQETFDIKAATMPITDFCRIYALKNSVSNPNTLARLSGLLKKDVINKTTNQELEQAYNYLMQLRLRHQTEQINKNEIANNYINPSKLTQIEQKTLKNIFTQILSVQKKLSYDFSGEAL comes from the coding sequence ATGAACAAAAGAAAAATTAACAAACAATTTGTTCTTAAGATAATACTCCCCACGTTTTTGGTTTTTTCCATTTTCACAACTTTGATATTCGCTGTAATAATTCCATCAATCAAAAGCTATATGCTGGATGGTAAACGTGAAATGATTATGGAATTAACCAACTCTGCATGGAGCGTTCTTGATGAATTTGAAAACGAAGTTTCGGACAGCATTCTGACCCTTCAGAAAGCACAACGCGAAGCTATTACAAGAATTGAAAACATGCGTTATGGATATGAAAGAAAAGATTACTTCTGGATTACTGACATGCATCCCAACATGATAATGCATCCATACCGCAAGGATTTAAACAACACTGATTTATCATCATACACAGATCCGACTGGCAAAAAACTTTTTGTGGAATTTGTTAATGCCGTTGAATTAAATGGCCAGGATTATGTTGACTATATGTGGCAATGGAAAGACGATTCGACCCGGATTGTTTCAAAGCTTTCTTTTGTAAAAGGATTTAAAAAATGGGGATGGGTTGTTGGAACGGGAATTTATATAGAAGATGTAAATGAAGAAATATCTTCGTTGACAAATAGTTTATTTTACGTATCTCTCGTGATTTTACTATTTCTTGGTTTTAATCTTTTTTTCATAAGCAGGCAAAGTTTATTGATCGAGACAAAACGAAATAAAGCAGAGGAAGGTCTGAAAGAATCGAAAGAGAAATATAAAGCATTGGTGGAAGCTTCGACAGATGGTTTGGTTATGTTGCTTGATGGGACTTATATCTTTTCTAATCTGGCAATGTTGAATATGCTTGGTTATGAAACGACTTCGGATATCGATATAAATAAAATCCTTTGCAATGATGAACAAAATCAAATATCAGGCTCAGAGTATTTCACTAATATAGCCTCCGGCAAAAAACCAGAAGATCAATATTCAGCTCAATTAAAAAGAAAAAACGGCAGCATTATTGATGTGATTTTATATGCATCAAAAATTTCTTTGGGAGAAAAAGATGGATATAGCATTATTGTAAAGGACGTAAGTACGCACAGACAAATTGAGGAGGAGTTATATTTAAATAAGGAAAAATATTTAACACTGGCGAACAGTATTCGGATAGGTGTGTTTAGGTCTACTCTTGGTTCAAACGGGAAAATAATTGAAGCAAATGCTTCTGCTATCAATATTTTCGGATATAATACACCGGAAGAACTTTATGCAATAAATCTTATTGATCTTTTTACTAATAATTCTGATAAAAGAAGTTTTACAAAACAGTTGATGGATGAAGGAAGTGTTAAAAATTCAATTATTCAGATCAAAACGAAAGATGGCTCAACGTCAATTGTTTCAATTTCTGCTGTATTGGTTAAAAACGAAAATAACGACCCTAAATACTTTGATGGTACAATAGATGATATAACCGATAAAATAAAAGTTGAAGAGCAAAGAGAAAATTTGATAGTTGAGTTACAAACGTCACTTCGCTTTTTAAACCAACCCATTAGCCATTTTTTAAAACATCTTGTCTCTTGTGATATGAACACTCCCATCTATAAAGTAGCAAAGTTAATGACCAAAGAAAGATATAGTGCTGCTCTTATTAATACCGATGCCGGAGAGTTTATCGGGATTATTACAGATCAGGATTTACGAAAACGGGTTGTTTCTGAAAATCTAAATCTGGAAAATCCTATTTTTGAAGTAATGAGCTCCCCATTAAAAACAATTTCTTCTAATTCCCTGGTTTATGAAGCTTTCCTTATGATGAACGAATCTGCAACCCGCCACCTGGCTGTTAAAAATGGCGACAATGAAATAGTCGGAATTATTAGCAGTGAAGAATTAATTACTGTTCAAAGACATTCGGCCAGTTATTTATTGCAATCGATTGAAAGGGCTAAATCAATTGATGATCTTATTTCTACGACAGACAAACTACCAACACTTGTAAAAGTTTTAATTGACAGCGGAGCCAAAAGCAGCAATATTTCGCACATCATTTCTTCAATCTTTTCATCTATTTCTACAAAATTAATTTCATTTGCAATTACTGAGTTAGGAGAGCCACCGGTTAAATTTGCATTTATTGCACTTGGCAGCGTAGGCCGAGAAGAACAAACTCTTATCTCTGATCAGGATAATGCCATTGTATATGAAGACATCCCAAAGGAATCTGAAAAAGAAGTTCATAGTTATTTTCATAATTTGGGAACAATGGTCTGTGACTGGTTAAATGATTGTGGATATGTCTATTGTATTGGGGAGGCAATGGCTAAAAACCCAAAATGGTGCCAACCTATTTCACAGTGGAAAGATTATTACCACAATTGGATTACAAACTCCGATCAGCAAGATTTAATTGATCTAAGTATATTTTTTGATTTTCGATGCATTTATGGGGAAAGTAGCCTGGCGGATGAACTGAAAAAATATCTCTTTGAAACGGCTAAGGGACAAGCCGGATTTTTTCAACATCTTACAAAAAATAGTTTGCTCCATAAACCACCTGTTGGACTACTCGGAAAAATTGTTGTTAAATCAAAAGGAGAGCATCAGGAGACTTTTGATATAAAAGCTGCAACGATGCCAATAACAGATTTTTGTAGAATTTACGCTTTAAAAAACAGTGTAAGTAATCCAAATACTTTAGCCAGGCTTAGTGGCCTATTAAAAAAAGATGTCATAAACAAAACGACAAACCAGGAACTAGAGCAAGCTTACAATTATTTGATGCAGTTGAGATTGAGACATCAAACAGAACAAATAAATAAAAATGAGATTGCAAATAACTATATAAATCCATCCAAGCTGACACAAATTGAACAAAAAACATTAAAAAATATATTTACTCAAATATTAAGTGTTCAAAAGAAATTAAGTTACGATTTTAGTGGTGAGGCACTTTAA
- a CDS encoding sugar phosphate isomerase/epimerase gives MSIIFQRKYGLNVNNHNPENLFEYAASSGLKHIEINLSSEKFGLKTFTKDKISKLKNLSDEHNIQLSFHIPYYTNISDILIHLRRSSIKYLSKSIQLASELKSTHVTLHLGNFYWFPVEKWERRKALLRFIKSLVKILKLCEEKGVVIALENVVPIPSGSEYYLLGDNIDDFEYIFSNVESEYLKFCLDTGHANMAEGVIEYINNFHEKLSCIHYHDNNGFNDEHLAIGEGKVPWQELASKLEDINFTGPIISECRGIKAHESALLFENYFTNN, from the coding sequence ATGTCTATTATTTTTCAGCGAAAATATGGTTTAAATGTAAATAATCATAACCCTGAAAATTTATTTGAGTATGCAGCTTCTTCAGGATTGAAACACATAGAAATTAATCTATCGAGTGAGAAATTTGGGTTAAAAACATTTACAAAAGATAAAATAAGTAAGTTAAAAAATCTCTCTGATGAGCATAATATTCAACTAAGCTTTCATATTCCCTACTATACAAATATCTCCGATATATTAATTCACTTGAGACGTTCAAGCATTAAGTATTTATCAAAATCTATCCAACTTGCCAGCGAGCTAAAATCAACCCATGTTACGCTCCATCTTGGAAATTTTTATTGGTTTCCTGTTGAAAAATGGGAAAGGAGAAAAGCCTTATTAAGGTTTATTAAAAGTCTTGTAAAAATATTGAAACTCTGTGAGGAAAAGGGTGTGGTTATTGCTCTCGAAAATGTGGTTCCTATTCCAAGCGGTTCAGAATATTATTTGCTTGGGGATAACATCGATGATTTTGAATATATTTTTTCCAATGTTGAATCAGAGTATTTAAAATTTTGTTTAGATACGGGTCACGCTAATATGGCCGAAGGCGTAATTGAGTATATAAATAATTTCCATGAGAAGCTAAGTTGCATTCATTATCATGATAATAATGGGTTTAATGATGAGCATTTAGCAATTGGAGAAGGAAAAGTTCCTTGGCAAGAACTGGCATCTAAGTTAGAAGATATAAATTTTACAGGCCCAATTATTAGTGAGTGCCGCGGTATTAAAGCACATGAATCGGCTTTACTTTTTGAAAACTATTTTACAAATAATTAA
- a CDS encoding ABC transporter ATP-binding protein has protein sequence MSKKDTAVRKTRRNSIRYVFNEILLPRKKVLFIGLILIIINRLSGLVLPGASKYLLDSVILNSDYDLLYTLLVAVIAAVAVQSVTSFSLVRLLSVEAQHLISLLRAQVQKQILFLPVRFFDNSKSGSLVSRIMSDAEGVRNLVGTGLVQLFGGVLTSIIALIILLKINIMMTLIAIVPLLLFGLISMKAFAFIRPIFRERSVINADVTGRLTESLNGIRVIKGFNAEKQEMNVFEKGVEQLYLNVKKSLTSSSLVTSSATLLMGITSVAIMGVGGNLIINNEMTTGDFVAFILYLAFLIAPIVQMSNIGSQITEAFAGLDRMDEIFQMEKENQDNDRSVQVENIKGNIRFDDVHFSYDEGTEVLRNISFDAPSGTVTALVGSSGSGKTTIAGLAASYFKPGSGKITIDENDLSKVTLESYRSQLGVVLQDDFLFEGTIKENILFPRPDASNEQVNEAVKAAYVDEFTNRFDDGLDTLIGERGVKLSGGQRQRIAIARAILADPKILVLDEATSNLDTESEKYIQQSLEKLMKGRTTFVIAHRLSTIRQADQILVIEEGQIVERGTHDDLIKTEGRYHRLYTYQARI, from the coding sequence ATGAGCAAAAAAGACACAGCGGTGCGCAAAACAAGAAGAAATTCGATAAGATATGTTTTTAACGAGATTTTACTTCCCAGAAAAAAAGTTCTCTTTATTGGATTAATATTAATAATAATAAACCGTCTTTCAGGATTGGTTTTACCCGGGGCCAGTAAATATTTGCTGGATAGTGTTATTTTAAATTCTGATTATGATTTGCTGTACACTTTGCTTGTGGCAGTTATTGCCGCTGTTGCTGTTCAGTCTGTGACTTCATTTTCTCTTGTCCGTTTATTAAGCGTTGAGGCCCAGCATCTTATTTCTCTTTTGCGCGCACAGGTACAAAAACAAATTCTATTTCTGCCTGTTCGTTTTTTTGATAACAGCAAATCCGGGTCACTTGTCTCTCGAATTATGAGCGATGCAGAGGGTGTACGTAACCTTGTTGGCACTGGTCTTGTGCAACTTTTTGGCGGTGTTCTCACTTCGATTATTGCACTGATTATTCTTTTAAAAATCAATATAATGATGACGCTAATCGCCATTGTACCCTTGCTTTTATTCGGACTAATTTCCATGAAGGCATTCGCATTTATCCGGCCAATTTTTCGTGAAAGAAGTGTAATTAATGCAGATGTAACAGGCAGGTTAACAGAGTCTTTAAATGGCATCCGGGTGATAAAAGGGTTTAACGCAGAAAAACAGGAGATGAATGTTTTTGAAAAAGGTGTGGAACAACTGTACCTGAACGTGAAGAAATCGCTCACATCCTCTAGCCTTGTTACAAGCTCTGCCACTTTGTTGATGGGCATAACATCCGTGGCAATTATGGGCGTAGGCGGCAACCTGATAATAAACAATGAAATGACCACCGGTGATTTTGTAGCCTTTATTTTATATCTCGCTTTTTTGATTGCTCCCATCGTGCAGATGAGTAATATTGGCAGCCAGATAACCGAAGCCTTTGCAGGATTGGATCGCATGGATGAAATTTTTCAGATGGAAAAAGAAAATCAGGATAATGACCGATCCGTTCAGGTTGAAAATATTAAGGGTAATATTCGTTTTGACGATGTTCATTTTTCATATGATGAAGGCACTGAGGTATTGCGAAATATTTCCTTCGATGCACCTTCAGGAACGGTTACTGCATTAGTTGGTAGTTCAGGATCAGGAAAAACCACAATTGCCGGATTAGCTGCTTCTTACTTTAAACCGGGTTCCGGTAAAATAACAATTGATGAAAATGATCTGAGCAAAGTAACTCTTGAAAGCTACCGTTCACAATTGGGCGTTGTATTGCAGGATGATTTTTTATTTGAGGGCACAATAAAAGAAAATATTCTTTTTCCACGACCAGATGCTTCCAATGAACAAGTAAATGAAGCAGTAAAAGCTGCTTACGTGGATGAATTTACAAACCGATTTGATGATGGCTTGGATACATTAATTGGTGAGCGTGGTGTGAAGCTATCCGGTGGCCAGCGCCAAAGGATTGCAATTGCCAGGGCAATTCTTGCTGATCCTAAAATTCTTGTTTTGGATGAAGCAACTTCAAATCTGGATACTGAAAGCGAAAAATATATTCAGCAATCGTTGGAAAAATTAATGAAGGGCCGGACAACATTTGTTATCGCACACAGGCTTAGTACAATCCGCCAGGCAGACCAGATTTTAGTGATTGAAGAAGGGCAGATTGTAGAGCGGGGCACCCATGATGATTTGATAAAAACGGAAGGTCGTTACCATAGGCTGTACACATACCAGGCACGTATTTAA